In the Candidatus Electrothrix sp. GW3-4 genome, one interval contains:
- a CDS encoding flavodoxin family protein, translated as MYALAVNGSPRKGGNTEVLLQEVLGELDNLNWETELVKVGGIDIRGCLACHSCFKKQDNRCAQEEDAFNEIYSKMLRADAIILGSPVYFAAVGADLKALIERAGYVAFANDHAFAGKIGAAVVAVRRGGATHVFDTINHMFQMSQMIVPGSTYWNMGFGLDKGEVKDDIEGMANMRQLGRAIGWLGKAIQPVRASYPRKGRLHE; from the coding sequence ATGTACGCACTGGCAGTAAACGGGAGTCCGAGAAAGGGGGGGAACACAGAGGTCTTGTTGCAGGAGGTCTTGGGGGAACTCGATAATCTTAACTGGGAAACAGAGCTGGTCAAGGTCGGCGGGATCGATATTCGCGGCTGTCTGGCCTGTCACAGCTGCTTCAAGAAGCAGGATAACCGATGCGCGCAGGAGGAAGATGCCTTTAACGAGATCTACAGTAAGATGCTCAGGGCCGACGCGATTATCCTGGGTTCGCCGGTGTACTTTGCAGCGGTCGGAGCCGACCTCAAAGCCCTTATCGAGCGGGCAGGCTATGTTGCCTTTGCCAATGACCATGCCTTTGCCGGTAAGATCGGTGCGGCGGTTGTTGCTGTCCGAAGAGGTGGGGCCACACATGTCTTTGACACCATCAACCATATGTTTCAGATGTCCCAGATGATCGTTCCTGGCTCAACATATTGGAATATGGGCTTTGGGCTGGACAAGGGAGAGGTCAAGGACGATATAGAGGGAATGGCCAATATGCGTCAGCTTGGTCGTGCCATAGGGTGGCTGGGCAAGGCGATTCAACCGGTTCGGGCAAGTTATCCCAGAAAGGGCAGGTTGCATGAATAA